tgcagcaacagcaacaattgcaacaacagcagctacagcaacagcagttacagcaacagcagttacagcaacagcagttACAACAACAATATCAGAATCAACATCAGCAACAAGCTGcctttcaacaaaatccAAACCTTATCGATATATAAAAACTTACTCCCTCTTCACTTCGCATATTGTATTTAACTAACATATCAAATGTAAAATGTAATTATATCTGATAGCGCCGCACTCCTCTACACACGAATTTGCCATCCATGTCCCTCAAAGTGCCCtactttctctttcatgTGCCCTAAGAATCTGGCAGTAGGGACTTTGCGGGCATTTGGTAGATGCCGTATGTGGAGATAAGAAGATGGTATCGTTAAAAACGTCTCTTCGGGTAACAGTCTTTTCTTAAAGCTTCTTGAAACCACATTCCGCATCCACTTAATTGGCATCCACTAAATGTTTCTctgtttttcttccttgttAATAACAGCATCTTATAATTTACCGATGTTCATAGAATAGCATTTAGTGGATGCCAGATCAAAAAGGTCGATCGGAGGCCTTATTGGCAATAAGTATTGGAACCATCACCTAATCGAAGGCATAACGCAACGAGTATACCGATTTTTTAAGACCACAATTTAGCATAATCAAAATGTGCGATAGTTTGGATACTAttattgatttttgttgatatgTGATGATAACTTTTAATTCCTTGATCAAGTGAATCAGTATTCGTATAATACTttcatacttttttttctgttttttcGCAACTAATACATCACTTTCTTCCATAAGCAACTCTGGTTGTAGCCTGATAGATTAAGTCTAATATAAGGTACATATCATAAAAGAAATACGTTTCTGATAGACAAATTGCAATCCTGTTAATtatattattcaaaaaagaacCATTCCAAGCAAGGGCGTAAGATAAATAACAGTAGACGTACATTTAACAATGGTTGCATCAGAATCATGTTACGGTGTAGCGTTTGCATCGGTAGTTACTGCCAAGGAGTCACTATTCAGAGACGCTATTCATTTTTACCATTCATTGGGATTTTCAACCGTTAAAGATTTCGACAAATTTAAGCACGGTCAAAATTTAATACTGTCTTCTGGAACTTCACAAGAGTCAATCAAGGAAGTTTGGCTGGAGGCTTTCAAATTAAGTGAAATTGATGCCTCTGGCTTCCGTGTTCCTCAACAAGAAGCTGATAACAAGCAACAAAGTCAAGGTGCTTTGGTGAAGATTCGCTTAGTAGTGACAGAGCCAGTGAAGGACGACTCTGCCAATGCTTGCGTGGTTACCTATTTTACGACCGAGCTTGACGAGATCTTAAAGAAGTTTCCAGATTGCGAGAAGATTAGCGACGAGTTAGTTTTCATCAAGGATCCATTAGGAAACAAATTGGGTTTCACATCTTTGGCTTGCATTCAAGATAAGGAACCCACCTCAAAAGAGACCTTTTTAGAGTCTACCGCTGGTAATGAGAGTAATCTTTCTGGTTCTAGCGTTGAAGCAGTGAACTTATTAAAGCAATCCCTAAACTCTacacaaaagaaaaagaagatcgCAGTTATGACATCAGGTGGCGACTCTCCAGGTATGAATGCTGCCGTCCGTGCTGTTGTGCGTACTGGTATTCATTATGGATGCGATGTTTTTGCCGTTTATGAAGGTTACGAAGGTTTATTAAAAGGTGGTGAATatctaaaaaaaatggaatggGAAGATGTCAGAGGTTTCTTGAGTATCGGTGGTACTTTAATCGGTACCGCACGTTGTTTAGAATTCAGAGAACGTTGGGGTCGTAAACAAGCGGCTGCTAACTTGATCTCTGAAGGTATCGATGCTTTGATCGTCTGTGGTGGTGATGGATCCTTAACCGGTGCTGATTTATTTAGATCAGAATGGCCATCATTAGTTGAAGAATTGGTCAAAGATGGTAAATTCACTACTGAACAAGTTGAACcatttaaaaatttgaccaTTGTTGGTCTGGTTGGTTCCATCGATAATGATATGGCTGGCACAGATTCTACGATTGGTGCCTATTCCGCTCTAGAAAGAATCTGTGAAATGGTCGATTATATTGATGCTACAGCAAAATCTCACTCTCGTGCCTTTGTTGTTGAAGTTATGGGTAGACATTGTGGTTGGTTAGCTTTGATGGCTGGTATTGCCACAGGTGCGGACTATATTTTCATTCCAGAAAGGGCCGTTCCTCACGGTCAATGGCAAGAGGAATTGAAAGAAGTTTGTCAAAGACATAGAGACAAGGGTAGAAGAAATAACACAGTTATTGTAGCAGAAGGTGCTTTGGATGACAAGTTGAATCCAGTTACTGCCAATGATGTTAAGGATGTCTTAATCGAACTAGGGTTAGATACCAAGGTGACCATCTTGGGACATGTTCAAAGAGGTGGTACCGCAGTCGCTCATGATAGATGGTTAGCCACTCTACAAGGTGTTGACTCTGTCAAGGCAGTTTTAGAAATGACACCAGAGACTCCTTCTCCATTAATTGGTATCTtggaaaacaaaatcaTCAGAATGCCGTTAATTGAATCTGTCAAATTGACCAAGTCCGTTGCTGCTGCCATTGAAAGCAAAGACTTTGATAAAGCTATCTCGTTAAGAGATACCGAATTCATTGAATTATACGAAAACTTTTTATCAACAACAGTCAAGGATGATGGTGCGGAAATATTACCAGTTGCTGAAAGACTAAATATTGGTATCGTTCATGTTGGCGCCCCATCAGCAGCTTTGAATGCGGCAACGCGTGCAGCTACTCTTTATTGTATATCTCACGGCCATAAACCTTATGCCATCCTAAATGGTTTTAGTGGTCTGATTCAAACAGGtcaaatcaaagaattaGATTGGATCGATGTTGAAAACTGGCACAATAAAGGTGGTTCCGAAATTGGTACCAATAGATCTGTTGCCGCAGATGATATGGGAACAATTGCTTATTATTTCCAAAAAGCTAAATTGGATGGTTTAATCATTCTTGGTGGTTTTGAGGGTTTCAAGTCATTGAAACAACTCCGTGACAGCAGAGAGCAATACccaattttcaatatccCAATGGTATTGATTCCTTCTACCATTTCAAACAACGTTCCAGGTACCGAATATTCTCTCGGTGTTGATACATGTTTGAACTCTTTGGTAACATACACTGATGATATCAAACAAAGTGCTTCTGcaacaagaagaagagtttTCGTTGTTGAAGTTCAAGGTGGCCATTCTGGTTTTGTTGCATCATTCACAGGTTTAATTACAggtgctgttgctgtttaTACACCTGAAGATAAGATCGACTTATCAACTATCAGGGAAGATTTAGCATTactgaaagaaaacttcAGTCACGACAAAGGTGAAAACCGTAACGGTAAATTAGCTATCAGAAACGAACAGGCATCAAGTGTTTATACTACTGAACTATTGGCCGACATCATCTCTGAGTCAAGCAAAGGTAAATTTGGTGTCAGAACCGCAATTCCAGGTCACGTGCAACAGGGTGGTGTCCCAAGTTCTAAGGATCGTGTGGTCGCTTCTAGGTTTGCTGTCAAGtgtatcaaattcatcgaGCAATggaattcaaaaaacatATCGTCTGAAGATGACGGCGATGCCGACTCTAAAGTTTTAAGATTTAAGTATGACGCTCATGGCGAAAAAGTTCCAACTGTGAAACATGAAGATGAATCTGCTGCGGTCATCTGTGTTAATGGTTCCAAGGTATCATTTAAACCAATTGCTCACCTATGGGAAAGTGAAACTAACGTTGAATTGAGAAAAGGTGAAGAAGTACACTGGGAAGAATTCACAAGAATCGGTGACATCTTGTCCGGTAGACTCAGATTAAGAGCTGAAGTAGAAGCAAACAAAACAGCTTCTCGTTAAAAGGTCTATGTCTATCTATGAATGCAACGATAacgatattttttcaaaaactttttctgatattttGCCCGTAATCTGCGAAGAATGGCTTGCAAAACACAGTTCGACCCACTAGTCATTTAATGTACGATATTTAGCACTAGCGACGGTGTCCTATCCTAATGCCTCTCTTATATGCAATGCTTGAATGTAGCCACTTCATTGAATACTTTCTATATAAACAACAAAATACTATGCTTAATATTGTCATCTATTATCTCAATTTTTAGCATCAGTTGGATGATTGTAAGCTTGTAGTTGCCACGCCTTCGACCGGCTCGATTCCTGCGCCCGAAAATCTGAAAGCGTAGTCAAGTTCAAGGGCTCAAATTAGATTATAGAGCCATCCATTACCGGAAACATAGATCGTGTTTTGCTTCCACAAGTATAGTCGCATTTCGCCCAAGATCATTCATGACAGTCATACCCTGTTAGCCTGCTCCACTCGAGTAAACAGGACACGTTCACAACAGGTTCCACGTAAGCAGCACGATATCCTGCAAACTCTCGTAACTCCTTCTAGGTGGGTGACCGTTCCATGGCGCTGGTTGCCATCCCAACACGCAAACGTGTGTAAAGTGAAAATGACACATACAGCAGAGCAAGCAGGCAGGGAAGGTAAAAAATGAACTAGCGTGGTAGTGTATATGTGAAAAAGCCAGCTTCGGGAGCAAAATGGAAGGAGAAACGATCGAGAAACAATATAGAAACAATCACCTGTAAACCCAGAAACCGCAGGATAATTTATAGACTGCCACTGTGGATTTACGTAATTACATATTCCGCATTCTCGAATAAGATACACGACCGGCGAATCCACTGTTACCTTCTAAATGCATAAAAATATAACGATTATGCGTTTATAGGAATATAACTCTAAAGTGCTTATATCTTTCCTCGGACTAAaggaatttgaaaaaatttttatatttttaagTGCTTTCATCCGATGAGCTGCCAACAATAATCAGCCCCATATAAGGAGTTTATATCCAACTTCCGAGGAATATCTTGTCTAGAATTCAAGAAACAGCAATTATTGATATATAAACGACATTTCTCGATTGGTTATCGACAACAGCGGCAGTACAGGAGGTCAGTTCAATAATATGTCAGCTACGTGTCGAACGAATCCGTTGCAGCAGCTACTCGGAAAAAGCGACCAAAATAGTAGGTTTCAGGGACCGCAAGCAGGCTCTGCGAGCCAGCAGTTCCGCCAAGACTACAACGGTGGTTCTTCCGAGGCTGCTGAgcgtcatttttttaatcacagagaaaatcaaaacgGATTTCTCAATCTGCAACATCCCGCGCCAATGCTACCGCCAATGGGTAGCGTAAGAAAGGAGCATTTTAAAGAAGACTGGGTACAGCAGTTTTCCGCAGTTAGTGTGAAGGATCCCCTGGAGTTTTGCCGGGACTACCAAGACTCTTACAAAAATTATGAATCAAGACAGTTTGCTCCACACAACCAATATCGTGGGTTGGCAAATGGCGATCGCCACATAAACATGTATCGCCCTACGATAGATGGTCATTTCGGTACCCTAGCAAGGAAGGAGGATCAGTTAGTAAATTCAATTGCATTTGATAAGGAATTCaataatttggaaaaagagCTGCTAGGAGGTGACAAATCTtttgacaattttgaagtttatgataatgatgataattaTAATGATAGCGAAGCCTATAGGCTTGATGACGAACAAAtcgaatttcaaaaaatagcTAATGATATAGTCGATTCTTGTGCCTCCATATCGAAGTCTCCATCGCCCGTCTCTTCAAAACTATCGGGTTCTAAATTCATGGGGTTAATGAGAGGTATTAGCGAGGGCTCAATAACATtgaagaaaggaaatgaGAGTGCCACAGGATTTCATTCTCCTCAAAACGGCGAAACTGTCGGTAATGAATATTTTCCAGTCTTGGATAGAACGCATTGAAAGAGAAGTGTCAACAtataacagaaaaaaacGGAAATTCTTAATATGGCGATATGAAGAATATGGTAATAACGGCGACGGTGCATGTaatattaattttttttttcttaatTTCCATTTGTAAAAAGTACTTTATGTAAGAAAATAATATCTGTCATTTTGAACACCACCCTTTCTTTAGAGGTCAGTCATCTCAACTTCCTGACGGTACGACGCATCTTTATTAGTGATCAGATTATCATTGTCGCCAACGAATCTTAGCttgttattattactattcCATTTGTTCTCATTTCCACCTTTTTGGTTGCTTGCACTTTTGAATTGCACCATTGTTTCAGAATCTCTTGaatcaatatcaataagattttcaaattcatctgAAGCTACATTCCGACTCTCATCTAGTCTTGACTCATTTGCCTGTTCTCCACCCAAGAGTCCTGCTTTCATGTCATGAACAAAATTCCATATGGATCGCGTTACACTTTGGTCTTCGGATTTAGCTTGTCGTACATCATTCGACAGCTTTGTTGCCTGCAAATTATGAGTTCCCCTAGTATCGTCTTTACCATCTCCATGATCGGAAGGCTCGTCCCAGTTCAACGTCTTCTCCAGTTCCTGCTGAATAATTTGATCAAACTGGTTAAAAATTGCAAGTGGCTTGCTCCACACTGACTGTGACTGCACCTGGTTATCGTGTTCTAGCTTGCTTCTCTTCATCGACTCACTATTCACACTGTTTGTGCTGCTTTCGAGAGAGGAATTTTGAGTTGATTTAATCGAATGAGCATTATCACATtgtttttctgttttttgttgaaattgattccctacaaattctttcatttgCTCTAATTCATTAACACGCTCCTTATAAGACTGCTCTTCTGTTTCAAGCTTTTTCCTTAGTTCTTCTATTCTATGTTTACCCTCTAAAAGTTCTAATTCCTTGTTGGccattttttgtaaaattaAACTTATGTCGCTAGATGTAGCAATGACTGGAAGAGAAAGTGATTTTGGCGAGGAATGGTCTACTAAAGGCTCCCCATTTCTATCAACTTTGAT
This Zygotorulaspora mrakii chromosome 5, complete sequence DNA region includes the following protein-coding sequences:
- the TDA11 gene encoding Tda11p (similar to Saccharomyces cerevisiae YHR159W; ancestral locus Anc_5.87) translates to MSEFDAFVEAADKDLKMDTSTRSSKGCLTPPIIQSPRTPNNGTFSNSEGIKIYHQHRQITPKKLSDQDHPLKEGDGIESQLRWRSASKLSNRKSLIQPIVAPKSPEDSIRQRKSLTPGNGPPAVIKVDRNGEPLVDHSSPKSLSLPVIATSSDISLILQKMANKELELLEGKHRIEELRKKLETEEQSYKERVNELEQMKEFVGNQFQQKTEKQCDNAHSIKSTQNSSLESSTNSVNSESMKRSKLEHDNQVQSQSVWSKPLAIFNQFDQIIQQELEKTLNWDEPSDHGDGKDDTRGTHNLQATKLSNDVRQAKSEDQSVTRSIWNFVHDMKAGLLGGEQANESRLDESRNVASDEFENLIDIDSRDSETMVQFKSASNQKGGNENKWNSNNNKLRFVGDNDNLITNKDASYRQEVEMTDL
- the PEX21 gene encoding Pex21p (similar to Saccharomyces cerevisiae PEX21 (YGR239C) and PEX18 (YHR160C); ancestral locus Anc_5.86), whose amino-acid sequence is MSATCRTNPLQQLLGKSDQNSRFQGPQAGSASQQFRQDYNGGSSEAAERHFFNHRENQNGFLNLQHPAPMLPPMGSVRKEHFKEDWVQQFSAVSVKDPLEFCRDYQDSYKNYESRQFAPHNQYRGLANGDRHINMYRPTIDGHFGTLARKEDQLVNSIAFDKEFNNLEKELLGGDKSFDNFEVYDNDDNYNDSEAYRLDDEQIEFQKIANDIVDSCASISKSPSPVSSKLSGSKFMGLMRGISEGSITLKKGNESATGFHSPQNGETVGNEYFPVLDRTH
- the PFK1 gene encoding 6-phosphofructokinase subunit alpha (similar to Saccharomyces cerevisiae PFK1 (YGR240C); ancestral locus Anc_5.85) yields the protein MVASESCYGVAFASVVTAKESLFRDAIHFYHSLGFSTVKDFDKFKHGQNLILSSGTSQESIKEVWLEAFKLSEIDASGFRVPQQEADNKQQSQGALVKIRLVVTEPVKDDSANACVVTYFTTELDEILKKFPDCEKISDELVFIKDPLGNKLGFTSLACIQDKEPTSKETFLESTAGNESNLSGSSVEAVNLLKQSLNSTQKKKKIAVMTSGGDSPGMNAAVRAVVRTGIHYGCDVFAVYEGYEGLLKGGEYLKKMEWEDVRGFLSIGGTLIGTARCLEFRERWGRKQAAANLISEGIDALIVCGGDGSLTGADLFRSEWPSLVEELVKDGKFTTEQVEPFKNLTIVGLVGSIDNDMAGTDSTIGAYSALERICEMVDYIDATAKSHSRAFVVEVMGRHCGWLALMAGIATGADYIFIPERAVPHGQWQEELKEVCQRHRDKGRRNNTVIVAEGALDDKLNPVTANDVKDVLIELGLDTKVTILGHVQRGGTAVAHDRWLATLQGVDSVKAVLEMTPETPSPLIGILENKIIRMPLIESVKLTKSVAAAIESKDFDKAISLRDTEFIELYENFLSTTVKDDGAEILPVAERLNIGIVHVGAPSAALNAATRAATLYCISHGHKPYAILNGFSGLIQTGQIKELDWIDVENWHNKGGSEIGTNRSVAADDMGTIAYYFQKAKLDGLIILGGFEGFKSLKQLRDSREQYPIFNIPMVLIPSTISNNVPGTEYSLGVDTCLNSLVTYTDDIKQSASATRRRVFVVEVQGGHSGFVASFTGLITGAVAVYTPEDKIDLSTIREDLALLKENFSHDKGENRNGKLAIRNEQASSVYTTELLADIISESSKGKFGVRTAIPGHVQQGGVPSSKDRVVASRFAVKCIKFIEQWNSKNISSEDDGDADSKVLRFKYDAHGEKVPTVKHEDESAAVICVNGSKVSFKPIAHLWESETNVELRKGEEVHWEEFTRIGDILSGRLRLRAEVEANKTASR